The Pararhodobacter sp. genomic sequence CAGGTTCTGGCCCAAGCCAGCCTGGGCGCGCACCTTTCTGCACAGGAAGCCGACGTTTTCGCCTACCTTACCCGCAAGGGTCAGATCGACCTGACCGACGTGAAGGCACTCACCGGCTTTTCCGGCGCAGATGCCCGTGAGCTCGTGCAGCGGCTGACGGTACAAGCGCTTCTGGTGGCGGAAGACGAAGGCGGCAACTTGTTCCGTTTGGCCGAGCACCTGCGCCTCCGGTTCCTGACGAGCATGACCGATGCCTCCATTGAAAATCAATCGGTTGCAGCCAGATCTGGTGATGAAGAGCGTACCGATCAAGCCACCGATCATGCTGACACTAGTGAGGCTGAGCTTGATCGGTCGCTTGATCGGTTGTCCGATGTGCAGCGGCAGCTAATTGGATTTGCAGATGTACCCCGTTCGATGGCCGAACTGATGGCCCATGCGGGTTTCAGCCATCGCCCGCACTTCGTTACAACCCACATTGAACCGTTGCTGGCTGGAGGTGTGCTGCGCCTGACGCTACCTGAAAAGCCGCGCTCGCCCAATCAACGCTATGTCCTCACCGAGGCTGGCGTGAAGCTCAAGCTGCTTCACGAACAGCCCGCAGACCCAACGGAGGAAGACAATGGACATTGAAACCTCCGGGGCCATCAGGCTGTTTTTCCCCAACCCGTCATTGACATTGGTTTATTTTGAAGCCCTAGCCAATGCGCTGGATGCTGGTGCAACCGAGGTATCCATCGATATTGATGTGCAGGCATTTGACAAGCCGGACACACTGAAAATCACTGTTTCAGACAACGGTGACGGATTTACGGATGAGAACTTTGAGCGTTTCAGGAAGCTGCTTAGACCTAGGGATAAGTTCCACAAAGGCATAGGTCGACTGGTATTCCTTAACTACTTCAGTCGGGTAGAGGTAACCAGTACTCGCGATAAATGGCGCAGAAACTTCATCTTTAAAGATGGTTTCGATGGCAATGCGCCACTCGAAATCCTGACAGATGAGCAACCAGCCAAGACGGCGTTGGTATTCAATGGTTTTGCCAAAGATCGCGTCAAATCCTATGACGATCTGAAGCCCGACGCACTTAAACCACTTTTGATCGAACAATTTCTGCCTACGCTGGACGCGCGCAAGCGTGACGGCAAGGCATTCAAGATTTCCGTTAATCTGAAAACCAGTGAAAGCAACGCACAGAAGGAGTTCTTTCCTCACGAAACGGCGATAACGCCCGATGACTTGCCGTCAATGACCAAGATCACGATCCAAGATGATTCGCTGGACGCCATCTCGACCATTGATATGTACTACTACATTGAATCGGTAGCAGGGAAAGGTAGCTCTCTTATAGCGTTCAGTATCGATGGCCGAACGATACCAGCCAACCTGATACCGCCTGCATCATTTCCAGCGGGCTATCTGTGTGTATTCCTATTCGAGTCTGAAATCTTTCACTCCAATGCGGATAGTTCGCGGCAGAAGCTGGTGTTGCCCGAAGGCATACAAGAAGCACGTCTTTTCCGTTTGCTGCGCCGCGAGCTCGGCAAGGTGCTGGCGGACAAAATTCCGCAAATCACCGAAAGAAATGGAAAAATCAAAGAGCAGTTTGAAGAGCAATTTCCGCACTTGCTCGGCTATTTCGAGGACGATACCGTTGGCCTGATTGATCGGGACGATGCTTTGGAAATTGCCCAGCAGCGGTTCTTTCGGGTTCAGAAAGAAATACTTCAGTGCGAAAAGCTGAGTGAGGCTGCGTACGAAAAGTCGTTGGAGCTGTCATCGCGCACCTTGACTGAATACATTTTGTACCGCGAAAAAATTATCGGTCGCATGAAAGAGATGACGGCAGATAATGCAGAGGCCGAAATACACAACCTTATTGTCCCAAGGTTCAAAGAATTCTCGCAGGACACCATGTCTTCAGAGATTTACCAGAACAATGCCTGGTTGCTCGACGATAAATTCATGGTGTTTCGGAGCATCCTGAGTGAGAGGAGCATGGATGCCGTCATCAATGCCATACGCCTTGATGAAGAAAGCGTAGGCGACACGGGCAGGCCAGATATTGCCATGATTTTCTCGGCTGACCCGAGCGATGCCGCACCCGTCGATGTGGTGGTTGTTGAAATAAAGAAGAAAACCAACGAAGAAAAAGACAATTTTTATGCAGTCAATCAACTGCTCGATCGAGCAGGGAAGCTGGTGGCGTATTGCCCGAACATTCAAAGAGTCTGGTATTACGCGATCATGAACATCAATGACACGACAGCATTTCGGTTGCGACAATTCAAGTGGACGCCTTTTTTCTCAAAAGGCAAGGTTTATTACCAGGAGTTCGACACGCCACACCCTGATGGCCGGATTATTCCAACGCCAACCTTTGTTGTGTCTTTCGATGCGATCGTGGCAGATGCTGAATGTAGGAATCACACATTCCTTGAGATTCTGCGAGACGGGATGAAGAAATATGCGGACGATCAGAATAACGGTAATTCACCGGTTGACGAATAACTGGGAAGATTGATTAAGATGAACGACCTACTTCAAGACTACCGCAGCGAAGCCGCCGGCCCCGTCGAATGCCTCGGCCAGACTTTCGCCAGCGACAGCGTGCGGCGTGAACACTTTCTCAAGCTGCTGGCCGAAAAGCTACAAGACCCGACGTTCCGCAAGCAGGAAGGTTTTCCACAGGGCACGGATGAAGCCATTCTCGCCATGTCCGACCCGCCGTACTACACCGCCTGCCCAAATCCGTGGTTGGTGGAATTCGTGGCGCACTATGGCAAGCCTTACGACCCGGCGGTGAAATACAGCCGCGAGCCATTGGCGATTGACGTCTCCGTGGGCAAGACCGACGCCATCTACAAGGCGCACAGCTACCACACCAAGGTGCCGCATCTCGCCATCGTGCCGTCCATCCTCCACTACACCCAGCCGGGCGACGTGGTGCTGGACGGCTTTGCCGGGTCGGGCATGACCGGCGTGGCCGCGCAATGGTGCGGCACGGCCCCTACTAGTTACCGGTTTGAGTTGGAGCAAGCGTGGAAGAAAGAAGGCCGCGCCGCGCCTAGGTGGGGTGCGCGCCGTGCAGTGCTCAACGACCTATCGCCCGCTGCCACGTTCATGAGCGCGAACTACAACATCCCGTTCGATGTGGATGTCTTCGCCAAGGCGGGCAAGCAGCTGCTCCAGTCGGTCGAGCAGGACATTGGCTGGATGTACGAAACGCTGCACAGCGATGGCAAGAGCAAAGGGCGCATCGACTATACGGTGTGGAGCCAACTTTATAGCTGCCCCGAGTGTGCGGGCGAAGTGAACTTCACCGAAGAAGCGTTGGACGAAGAGTCCAAGCGCGTCAAAGATGAGTTTCCATGTCCGCATTGCGGCGCTGAACTGACCAAGACCCGGTTGGAGCGTCTGTACACGACGAAGGCTGATGTCAGCACCGGCAAGTCCATCCAAGTGCCCAAGCGTGCGGCGACGCTTATTGTTTACACGGTTGGCAAGACGCGATACGAAAAGAAGCCAACGTCGGATGACTTGAATGTTATTCAGCGCATTGAGTCGTTGCCTCTTCCGCCACAAGTGCCCACGACCGAAATCCCGCCAATGCACATGACGCATGAGCGGGCGCGGATGGACTATGTGGGGATCACTCATATCCACCACTTTTTCCTACCGCGTGCCGCGCAAGCAATGGGAAAGCTTTGGGAGAAAGCTCAAGGACAATCCGACGCACGTATTCGGGAATTCCTACTGTTCATGGTCGAACAGGGAATTCGAGGAATGTCCCTCTTGAATCGCTACAAACCGATTCAGTATGGACGCATAGGTGGATCTCAGGTTGGTCTGGATATGCCTGGGGTTCTACTACGTTTCAGCCATTTCAAGCGAGGTCAGCCCTTGGTACCAGTTTGACGGCAAGCTTGGCAGGTTGGTTTCGGCATTTCAGATTCAATGGTCTAAGGAGGGCGCTTCCTTAATTACAACCGGTACAGCATCAAACATTGGGCTTCCGTCAGAGTCTGTGGACTACATCTTCACAGACCCACCTTTTGGCGAAAACATTTATTACGCTGATCTCAACTTTCTGGTTGAGGCTTGGCATGGTGTTACGACGGACGCAAAGCCGGAGGCAATTATTGACCGCTATAAGAAGAAGGCGCTACCCGACTACCAGCACCTGATGCAACGCTGTTTCGCCGAATACCAGCGCGTGTTGAAACCCGGCCGCTGGATGACGGTGGTGTTCTCCAACAGCAAGGCAGCGGTATGGAATGCCATTCAGGTTGCCCTGCAGCAAGCAGGCTTTGTGGTGGCAGAGGTCACGGCGCTGGACAAGGTGCAAGGCAGCTACCGGCAGGTGACCTCAACGACTGCGGTGAAGCAGGACCTGGTGATTTCAGCCTATAAGCCCAATGGTGGGCTGGAGGACCGCTTCAAGCACAGCGGCGCTACGGTAGAGTCAGTTTGGGACTTCGTGCAAACCCACTTGCAACAGCTGTCGGTCATCAAGGTAAAGAATGGTGAGCTTGAGTTCATCGTCGAGCGGGACCCGCGTCGCATCTATGACCGCATGGTGGCGTGGTTTGTGCGCCATGACGCGCCTGTGCCGCTGTTCGACTGATGAGTTTCTTTCCAGCCTTCGTGCTCGCTTCCCTGAGCGCGACGGTATGGTCTTCCTGCCGGAGCAAGTGGTCGAGTACGACAAGAAGCGCGCGCAAACTTCGCGATCACCCCAGATGGAGTTGTTCGTCTCCGATGAGCGCAGCGCCATCGATTGGTTGGCTCAATTCCTCAAGCAACGTCCGTCCACCTACCAAGAGGTGCATCCAGAATTCATCACCCAACTTGGTGCGGGCTGGAAAAAGCATGAGGAACGCCCCGAGCTTTCGGCGCTGCTTGAAGCAAACTTTTTGCGCTACGACGGCACGGGCGATGTACCCAGTCAGATTCACAGCTATCTCTCGTCCAACTACAAGGATATGCGGGAGCTCGAAAAATCTGACCCTCGGTTGAAAGCAAAAGCGCGGGACCGTTGGTTCGTACCAGATCCCAATAACGCTAAGCAATTAGAGGAAAAACGCGAGAAGGCGCTGCTCAAGGAATTCGAGGCCTATCGGTTGTTCACCGGCCGCAAGATCAAGGAGTCGCGTCTGGAGGTGCTGCGTGCAGGTTTCCGCGCGGCATGGGCCAGCAAGGACTACGCGACGATCATCAGCATCGCCAACAAGCTGCCAGAGGAAACGCTGCAAGAGGACGAGAAGCTGCTCACCCTCTATGACCTCGCGCTGACCCGTACCGAAGACGGGATCTGAGTATGGCCGGCGGTGGGTTCACCATTGGCGACTGGTGCTGGTTCACCCGGCAGGCATCGCCGTGCCGCGTAATTGAGCGGCAGGACGTGTGGGGCGAGTTGGCCTACCGCGTGTGGCTGCCCGCCAAGGACGCTGTTGTGCGCGCTCGGGCGGTTGACTTGGCATCGCTGGAAAGTGTGCGCCCGAGCGTGGAGCAAATCCTGCATACCACGGCGGCGGCCAAGTTGCTGGATGCGCTGGAGGACAAACTGCTGTTGGCGCCCATCCAGTCCAGCGTGGTGCCGCTGCCGCACCAGCTCTATGCGCTGAACCGCGCCATCAGCCGCGACCGTATCCGCTACCTGCTGGCCGATGAGGTGGGTCTCGGCAAGACCATCGAAGCCGGCTTGGTCCTGCGCGAACTGAAATTGCGCGGCCGGGTGAAGCGCATCCTGGTGGTGGCGCCCAAGGGTCTCGTGCGCCAGTGGCAGGCCGAAATGCGTCTGCACTTCGGCGAGAAGTTCCAGTTCATCGAGCCGTCCGAGCTGGCGGCCTTCCGGCAGTGGCGCAGCGGCGGCGCGGGCGAGGAAGAGAACCTGTGGCGCATGCACGACCAGGTGATCTGCTCGCTGGATTCGGTGAAGCCGCTGGAAGGCCGTCGTGGCTGGAGCCTGGAGCAACTCAACACCTACAACCGCGAGCGCTTCGAGGACCTGATCTCAGCGTCGTGGGATCTGGTCATCATCGACGAAGCCCACCGCATGGGCGGCAGCACCGAGCAGGTAGCCCGCTACAAGCTCGGCGCGGCGCTGGCCGAAGCGTCGCCCTATCTCTTACTGCTGTCGGCCACGCCGCACCAAGGCAAGACCGACCAGTTCATGCGACTGATGCAGTTGCTGGATCGCGAAGCCTTCCCGGACGAAGGCAGCGTCAGCCGCGACCGGGTGCGGCCCTTCGTGATCCGCACCGAGAAGCGCGCATCGATCAACGCCGAGGGCCAGCCGCTGTTCAAGCCGCGTGTCACCCGGTTGCAGGCCGTGGCCTGGCAGGCCCGACACGGCTCGCAGCAGCGGCTTTATGAGGCGGTGACCGACTATGTGCGCCACGGCTACAACCAGGCATTGGCATCCAAGCAGCGCCACATCGGTTTCTTGATGATCCTGATGCAGCGGCTGGTGACGTCCAGTACGGCAGCCATCCGCACCACGCTGGAAAAGCGCCAGGCCCTGCTTGAAGCACCGCAGCCCCAGGCCAACTTGTTCGAGAGCACCAGCGCCGACGAGTGGGCAGACTTGGACGGCCAGTCCCAGGTTGATCTGGCGATGCAGTCCAGTGGCTGGGAGCTGGAGAAGTCCGAAGTCGAGATGTTGCTTGAGCTGGCACGGGAAACGGAGGCCGCCGGCACCGATGCCAAGGCCGAGGCACTGCTGGAGCTGATCTACAAGCTGCAGCAAGAGGAAGGCGACCCGGCGCTGAAGGTACTGATCTTCACCGAGTTTGTGCCTACCCAAGCTATGCTGGCCGACTACCTGGAGAGCCGTGGATTCTCGGTGACGACCCTTAACGGCAGCATGGACCTGGAAGCGCGCACGCGGACACAACAGGTGTTCTCAAAAGATGTGCGCGTGCTGATTTCGACGGATGCCGGTGGTGAAGGTTTGAACCTGCAGTTCTGCCATGTCATCGTCAACTTCGACATGCCGTGGAACCCGATGCGGATTGAGCAGCGCATTGGCCGGGTAGACCGTATCGGACAGAAGCACGTTGTTCGCGCCATCAACTTCGTGCTCGAAGACACTGTGGAGCATCGAGTGCGCCAGGTGTTGGAGGCAAAGCTCGAGGTCATCGCGCAGGAGTTTGGCGTCGACAAGGCGGCCGACGTAATGGACTCGGTCGAGGCCGACCCGATCTTCGACGAGCTGTTCGTGCATGGTCTGCAGAACCCGGATGCCATTGAACAGGAGTGCGACGCGGTGGTGTCGCAGCTGCGATCCACCCTAGCGGAGTCGAAGAAGAACAGCGATCTGCTCACCACAGAGCACGATCTGGACGCTGATGATGCCCGCAAGTGGC encodes the following:
- a CDS encoding ATP-binding protein, whose product is MDIETSGAIRLFFPNPSLTLVYFEALANALDAGATEVSIDIDVQAFDKPDTLKITVSDNGDGFTDENFERFRKLLRPRDKFHKGIGRLVFLNYFSRVEVTSTRDKWRRNFIFKDGFDGNAPLEILTDEQPAKTALVFNGFAKDRVKSYDDLKPDALKPLLIEQFLPTLDARKRDGKAFKISVNLKTSESNAQKEFFPHETAITPDDLPSMTKITIQDDSLDAISTIDMYYYIESVAGKGSSLIAFSIDGRTIPANLIPPASFPAGYLCVFLFESEIFHSNADSSRQKLVLPEGIQEARLFRLLRRELGKVLADKIPQITERNGKIKEQFEEQFPHLLGYFEDDTVGLIDRDDALEIAQQRFFRVQKEILQCEKLSEAAYEKSLELSSRTLTEYILYREKIIGRMKEMTADNAEAEIHNLIVPRFKEFSQDTMSSEIYQNNAWLLDDKFMVFRSILSERSMDAVINAIRLDEESVGDTGRPDIAMIFSADPSDAAPVDVVVVEIKKKTNEEKDNFYAVNQLLDRAGKLVAYCPNIQRVWYYAIMNINDTTAFRLRQFKWTPFFSKGKVYYQEFDTPHPDGRIIPTPTFVVSFDAIVADAECRNHTFLEILRDGMKKYADDQNNGNSPVDE
- a CDS encoding DNA methyltransferase, translated to MNDLLQDYRSEAAGPVECLGQTFASDSVRREHFLKLLAEKLQDPTFRKQEGFPQGTDEAILAMSDPPYYTACPNPWLVEFVAHYGKPYDPAVKYSREPLAIDVSVGKTDAIYKAHSYHTKVPHLAIVPSILHYTQPGDVVLDGFAGSGMTGVAAQWCGTAPTSYRFELEQAWKKEGRAAPRWGARRAVLNDLSPAATFMSANYNIPFDVDVFAKAGKQLLQSVEQDIGWMYETLHSDGKSKGRIDYTVWSQLYSCPECAGEVNFTEEALDEESKRVKDEFPCPHCGAELTKTRLERLYTTKADVSTGKSIQVPKRAATLIVYTVGKTRYEKKPTSDDLNVIQRIESLPLPPQVPTTEIPPMHMTHERARMDYVGITHIHHFFLPRAAQAMGKLWEKAQGQSDARIREFLLFMVEQGIRGMSLLNRYKPIQYGRIGGSQVGLDMPGVLLRFSHFKRGQPLVPV
- a CDS encoding DNA methyltransferase: MDYIFTDPPFGENIYYADLNFLVEAWHGVTTDAKPEAIIDRYKKKALPDYQHLMQRCFAEYQRVLKPGRWMTVVFSNSKAAVWNAIQVALQQAGFVVAEVTALDKVQGSYRQVTSTTAVKQDLVISAYKPNGGLEDRFKHSGATVESVWDFVQTHLQQLSVIKVKNGELEFIVERDPRRIYDRMVAWFVRHDAPVPLFD
- a CDS encoding DEAD/DEAH box helicase; the encoded protein is MAGGGFTIGDWCWFTRQASPCRVIERQDVWGELAYRVWLPAKDAVVRARAVDLASLESVRPSVEQILHTTAAAKLLDALEDKLLLAPIQSSVVPLPHQLYALNRAISRDRIRYLLADEVGLGKTIEAGLVLRELKLRGRVKRILVVAPKGLVRQWQAEMRLHFGEKFQFIEPSELAAFRQWRSGGAGEEENLWRMHDQVICSLDSVKPLEGRRGWSLEQLNTYNRERFEDLISASWDLVIIDEAHRMGGSTEQVARYKLGAALAEASPYLLLLSATPHQGKTDQFMRLMQLLDREAFPDEGSVSRDRVRPFVIRTEKRASINAEGQPLFKPRVTRLQAVAWQARHGSQQRLYEAVTDYVRHGYNQALASKQRHIGFLMILMQRLVTSSTAAIRTTLEKRQALLEAPQPQANLFESTSADEWADLDGQSQVDLAMQSSGWELEKSEVEMLLELARETEAAGTDAKAEALLELIYKLQQEEGDPALKVLIFTEFVPTQAMLADYLESRGFSVTTLNGSMDLEARTRTQQVFSKDVRVLISTDAGGEGLNLQFCHVIVNFDMPWNPMRIEQRIGRVDRIGQKHVVRAINFVLEDTVEHRVRQVLEAKLEVIAQEFGVDKAADVMDSVEADPIFDELFVHGLQNPDAIEQECDAVVSQLRSTLAESKKNSDLLTTEHDLDADDARKWRDHPAQFWLERAITSGLAARGGSAAKVGKAWRVKWADGSESAQACFDARTADENPELEWVTMEDPRARAVISELPCFVAGQPLPVIRVTGLPDSVRGIWSLWEISLAAEGLSRKRFLPVFINEEGRPFVPTAKRVWDLLLTETVDVHAVTGAEESVKWFEASHSAASTQGERIFTELLTEHRARLKEERERAVYAFEARGQAIGRIGLPAVREHRRKRLQQEHDARMAALDDMEASVPDLNAVMMVRVSGDVMPGANVTKERVA